Proteins encoded in a region of the Leptolyngbya subtilissima AS-A7 genome:
- a CDS encoding DUF3326 domain-containing protein — protein MNANPSRRPYTAVLVVPTGIGAAVGGYAGDALPVARAIASVVDTLITHPNVMNGAQLYWPLPNACYVEGYGLDQFAAGRWGLRPVHRNRIGLVLDAAIEDDLRWRHLQAADAARATLGLDLTDYVVTDAPLGVELRRAASGATWGTIGRPDSLLRAAERAIAAGANAIAVVARFPEDTDAETLQDYRQGHGVDPLAGAEAVISHLVVRTLQVPCAHAPALSPLPLDPSISPKSAAEELGYTFLPCVLAGLSRAPQFVTGPTLGQSGPTLWADQVDAIVVPASACGGSALLSLGRRSLAIAVEANSTALDVSPEALGIPAVRVSSYLEAVGLLAAHRAGVHPQALTAQVPQIQALGSLQAGSSFGQIENISPVSTISPGGG, from the coding sequence GCGCTGCCGGTGGCGCGGGCGATCGCCTCAGTAGTCGATACCTTAATCACCCACCCCAACGTGATGAACGGGGCGCAGCTCTACTGGCCGCTGCCCAACGCCTGCTACGTCGAGGGCTACGGGCTAGATCAGTTTGCTGCTGGGCGCTGGGGATTGCGCCCGGTGCATCGCAATCGCATTGGCCTGGTGCTGGATGCGGCGATTGAAGATGACCTGCGCTGGCGACATCTGCAAGCGGCGGATGCGGCTCGGGCCACCTTGGGCTTAGATTTGACCGATTACGTTGTTACCGATGCACCCTTGGGGGTGGAGCTGCGAAGGGCGGCATCGGGAGCAACCTGGGGCACAATTGGTCGGCCCGACAGTTTGCTGCGGGCGGCAGAGCGGGCGATCGCCGCTGGAGCCAATGCGATCGCCGTAGTAGCCCGCTTTCCTGAAGACACCGATGCTGAGACCCTGCAAGACTATCGCCAGGGCCACGGCGTAGACCCCTTGGCGGGAGCCGAGGCGGTGATTAGCCATCTGGTGGTGCGCACCCTGCAAGTGCCTTGCGCCCACGCCCCAGCCCTGAGCCCGCTGCCGCTAGATCCGTCGATTTCGCCAAAGTCTGCGGCCGAGGAACTGGGCTATACGTTTTTGCCCTGTGTGCTGGCGGGGCTGAGCCGAGCGCCACAGTTCGTGACCGGGCCAACCCTGGGACAGTCCGGCCCCACTCTCTGGGCTGACCAGGTTGACGCCATTGTGGTGCCTGCCAGCGCCTGCGGGGGCAGTGCCCTGCTGAGTCTAGGGCGGCGATCGCTGGCGATCGCCGTCGAAGCCAACTCCACCGCCCTCGATGTCAGCCCCGAAGCTCTCGGCATACCGGCGGTGCGGGTGTCGTCTTACCTAGAGGCGGTGGGGCTACTGGCGGCCCATCGGGCGGGCGTACATCCTCAAGCGCTGACCGCCCAGGTGCCGCAAATTCAGGCTTTGGGCTCTCTCCAAGCGGGTTCTTCCTTTGGGCAGATAGAAAACATCTCTCCAGTTTCTACAATTTCACCTGGAGGAGGTTGA
- a CDS encoding response regulator: protein MTKRTVNVLLVEDDEVDVMNVQRAFKRNRIENPLYVANNGLAALNMLRGSDSSPPSVPEHRRLVLLDINMPKMNGLEFLQELRQDESLKSTPVVVLTTSDADQDRLEAYRLNVAGYILKPVTFATFADVVAALNQYWALCEIP from the coding sequence ATGACAAAGCGTACCGTCAACGTTCTGCTCGTCGAAGACGATGAAGTGGATGTAATGAACGTTCAGCGGGCCTTCAAGCGCAACCGCATCGAGAATCCTCTGTATGTCGCTAACAACGGGCTGGCAGCGCTCAACATGCTGCGCGGTAGCGACTCTAGTCCACCGTCAGTGCCAGAGCATCGCCGTCTGGTGCTGCTCGATATCAACATGCCCAAAATGAACGGGCTAGAGTTCCTGCAAGAACTGCGTCAGGATGAATCGCTGAAGTCTACGCCAGTCGTCGTACTGACCACCTCTGATGCCGACCAAGATCGGCTTGAGGCTTACCGATTGAACGTAGCCGGATATATCTTAAAGCCAGTCACCTTTGCTACCTTTGCAGATGTGGTGGCGGCTCTCAACCAGTACTGGGCGTTGTGTGAGATTCCATAA
- a CDS encoding hybrid sensor histidine kinase/response regulator: protein MGKVLEILLVDDDAVDRMAICRALARADLPVEVTEVTSAEQAIANLKSRTYDCVFLDYRLPEQDGLSLIRQWRAEGVSIPLVVLTGQGDEQIAVDLMKAGASDYLVKTRVSPDRLALLLRNALRMYEAERREAKVMAQLQQTNKLLTQQNEELERQRRYIEDQNLKLLEAYRVKSEFLATMSHELRTPLNAILGFSQILDSQSKGPLTSHQAEMIKRIFTNGKNLLNLVNDILDLSKLEAQRLTLNLTQVNLHNLVQTTLLDLRSLADGKALTLKSTLQLNNPIVVNDEHRLRQVLTNLVSNAIKFTDRGQVHITLTETASDQISLTVADTGIGIAEEQLPHIFEAFRQVDQTIRRQRPGTGLGLAIVQSLVGIMGGTIVVNSKQGQGTTFVVTLPRQISLPPETFSLDTDLAAQPLTLSLHTE from the coding sequence ATGGGCAAAGTGCTAGAAATTTTGTTAGTGGATGACGATGCTGTCGATCGCATGGCCATCTGCCGCGCTCTAGCTCGTGCCGACTTACCAGTTGAAGTCACTGAGGTAACCAGTGCCGAGCAGGCGATCGCCAACCTCAAAAGCCGTACCTACGACTGCGTTTTTCTAGACTACCGCCTGCCCGAGCAAGACGGTCTGTCGCTGATCCGTCAGTGGCGGGCCGAGGGTGTAAGCATTCCGCTGGTGGTGCTGACTGGCCAGGGCGATGAGCAAATTGCCGTCGACCTGATGAAGGCTGGCGCTAGCGATTACCTCGTTAAGACCCGAGTGTCGCCCGATCGCCTAGCGCTGCTGCTGCGCAATGCCCTGCGCATGTACGAAGCGGAGCGGCGAGAGGCCAAAGTTATGGCCCAGCTTCAGCAAACCAACAAGCTGCTCACCCAGCAAAACGAAGAGTTAGAGCGCCAGCGTCGCTACATTGAAGACCAGAACCTCAAGCTGCTAGAGGCCTACCGGGTTAAGTCTGAGTTTTTGGCCACTATGTCCCACGAGCTGCGTACGCCGCTGAACGCGATCTTGGGGTTTTCGCAGATTCTCGATAGCCAGTCGAAGGGGCCTCTAACCTCCCATCAAGCCGAGATGATCAAGCGCATTTTCACCAACGGCAAGAACTTGCTCAACCTGGTGAACGACATTCTTGATCTCTCTAAGCTAGAGGCCCAGCGGCTGACGCTGAACCTGACCCAGGTGAATCTCCACAACCTGGTGCAGACGACGTTGTTAGACTTGCGATCGCTGGCTGACGGCAAAGCCCTCACCTTAAAAAGCACCCTCCAGCTCAATAACCCCATAGTGGTGAACGACGAACACCGGCTGCGCCAGGTGCTCACCAACCTGGTATCCAACGCCATCAAGTTTACCGATCGAGGCCAAGTGCACATCACCCTCACAGAGACAGCCTCTGATCAGATTTCTCTCACCGTGGCCGATACCGGCATTGGCATTGCCGAAGAGCAGTTGCCCCACATTTTTGAGGCGTTTCGCCAGGTTGACCAAACCATTCGTCGCCAGCGCCCCGGCACCGGGCTGGGATTGGCCATTGTCCAGTCGCTGGTTGGCATCATGGGCGGCACCATTGTCGTCAACAGCAAGCAGGGGCAGGGAACAACCTTTGTCGTCACGCTGCCTCGGCAAATTTCACTGCCGCCAGAAACCTTTAGCCTAGATACTGATCTAGCTGCTCAACCGCTGACCCTGAGCCTACACACGGAGTAA
- the purD gene encoding phosphoribosylamine--glycine ligase, whose translation MKALVVGSGGREHTLAWSLLRSPKITEVVCVPGNGGTATLPHCRNLAMAATDFEGIARFALVNNLELVVVGPEQPLAEGITDYLQEQGLKVFGPCRAGAQIEASKAWAKALMVEAGIPTAKAEVFEKEAAALAYLEQQGAPIVVKADGLAAGKGVTVAHTLDEATQAVKDAFSGKFGIAGHQVVIEEFMTGQEASVLAITDGHTIRPLVPAQDHKAIGEGDTGPNTGGMGAYAPTPVVTPAIMERVQKEVLEPAIATLRRRGIDYRGILYAGLMITPEGEPKVVEFNCRLGDPETQAVLPLLETPLEQVMLACIEGRLDTLELKWKPEAAACVVVAAEGYPDKYPKGMEIVGFEEAAATGALVFHAGTRRRGNSIIADGGRVLGVTGLGETFEAAIANAYEAIDKICFEGMYYRRDIGYRVKNLNS comes from the coding sequence GTGAAAGCTCTTGTGGTCGGCAGCGGTGGCCGTGAACATACCCTGGCCTGGTCGCTGCTGCGATCGCCCAAAATTACTGAGGTGGTCTGCGTGCCGGGCAACGGCGGCACCGCTACCCTACCCCACTGCCGCAACCTGGCCATGGCCGCCACTGACTTTGAGGGCATTGCTCGCTTTGCCCTGGTCAACAACCTAGAGCTGGTTGTGGTTGGCCCCGAACAGCCTCTGGCCGAGGGAATTACCGACTATCTGCAAGAGCAGGGACTCAAGGTATTTGGCCCCTGCCGAGCGGGGGCGCAGATTGAGGCCAGCAAGGCCTGGGCCAAGGCGCTGATGGTTGAGGCGGGCATTCCCACCGCCAAAGCCGAGGTTTTTGAAAAAGAAGCGGCCGCCCTGGCCTACCTAGAGCAGCAGGGTGCCCCGATCGTGGTGAAGGCTGACGGGCTAGCGGCGGGCAAGGGCGTCACTGTGGCCCACACCCTAGATGAGGCCACTCAAGCCGTCAAAGATGCGTTTAGCGGCAAGTTTGGGATCGCCGGCCACCAGGTGGTGATCGAAGAATTTATGACCGGCCAGGAGGCTTCGGTCTTGGCCATCACCGATGGGCATACCATTCGCCCCCTGGTGCCTGCCCAAGACCACAAGGCCATTGGCGAGGGCGACACCGGCCCCAACACGGGCGGCATGGGAGCCTATGCCCCTACTCCGGTGGTGACCCCTGCCATTATGGAGCGGGTGCAAAAGGAGGTGCTAGAGCCGGCGATCGCTACCCTGCGCCGTCGCGGCATCGACTATCGCGGCATTCTCTACGCGGGGCTGATGATTACGCCTGAGGGCGAGCCCAAAGTGGTGGAGTTTAACTGTCGCCTAGGCGATCCCGAGACCCAGGCCGTGCTGCCCCTGCTCGAAACTCCGCTGGAGCAGGTGATGCTCGCCTGCATTGAAGGGCGGCTCGACACCCTAGAGCTGAAATGGAAGCCGGAAGCCGCCGCCTGCGTGGTGGTGGCCGCCGAGGGTTACCCCGACAAATATCCAAAAGGCATGGAAATCGTCGGTTTTGAGGAAGCCGCCGCCACCGGAGCGCTGGTGTTTCACGCGGGCACTCGCCGCCGGGGCAACAGCATTATCGCCGATGGCGGACGAGTGCTGGGGGTGACGGGTCTGGGCGAAACCTTTGAGGCGGCGATCGCCAATGCCTACGAGGCGATCGACAAAATTTGCTTTGAGGGCATGTATTACCGCCGCGACATCGGCTACCGAGTCAAAAACTTGAACAGCTAG
- a CDS encoding DUF3598 family protein, translating to MTSASTQWARLLKNQGTWVGSFTQVSPTREILQDTPSEVALIPLNEGNTMRQEIRKRPPGQPPSETVLEYSSLGRGVLFCETGAFSQGSMQRSPVSEFGAELGLIHGSERLRVAQVFPRQPTLGSLTLIREHLVGTEPTPRPTLTVDQLIGTWVGEATTVFPDWQPQRSMATRLEIQPGGDRAITQTLTFGNSPAIQSQGQLVGSTVRFEQGSQPVTVLLLPAGASATFPTEIQSGQPLFLEAGWLITPTLRQRLIRTYDDRGTWESLTLVTEEKT from the coding sequence ATGACCTCGGCTTCGACTCAGTGGGCGCGTTTACTCAAAAACCAAGGCACCTGGGTGGGCTCGTTTACCCAAGTGTCGCCGACGAGGGAAATTTTGCAGGATACGCCCTCGGAGGTGGCGCTGATCCCGCTGAACGAGGGCAACACCATGCGCCAGGAGATTCGCAAGCGCCCCCCTGGCCAGCCCCCTAGCGAAACGGTGTTGGAATACAGTTCCCTGGGGCGGGGAGTGCTGTTTTGCGAGACCGGTGCTTTTTCCCAGGGGTCGATGCAGCGCAGCCCGGTGAGCGAGTTTGGGGCCGAGCTGGGCCTGATCCACGGCAGCGAGCGCCTGCGCGTAGCCCAGGTGTTTCCTCGGCAGCCCACTCTCGGCAGCCTGACACTCATCCGAGAGCATTTGGTCGGCACCGAACCCACCCCGCGCCCCACGCTCACGGTGGATCAGCTAATTGGCACCTGGGTAGGAGAGGCAACCACAGTATTTCCTGACTGGCAGCCCCAGCGATCGATGGCGACTCGGTTAGAAATTCAGCCGGGGGGCGATCGCGCTATTACCCAAACCCTCACCTTTGGCAACAGCCCCGCCATTCAGTCCCAGGGCCAGCTAGTGGGCTCGACCGTGCGGTTTGAGCAGGGCAGCCAGCCAGTGACCGTCCTACTTTTACCGGCGGGAGCTTCGGCTACTTTCCCCACCGAGATTCAGTCGGGGCAGCCGCTGTTTTTAGAAGCAGGCTGGCTAATTACGCCAACTCTGCGGCAGCGATTAATTCGCACTTACGACGATCGAGGCACCTGGGAAAGCCTGACGCTGGTGACTGAGGAAAAAACTTAG
- a CDS encoding MogA/MoaB family molybdenum cofactor biosynthesis protein: protein MAHPPALGRPVRCAVVTVSDTRTVESDRSGQLLQTLLAEAGHQVSDYRIVPDEPQQIRPLCQTLAAQVDCIILTGGTGIAPRDTTYDAIAALLEKTLPGFGEIFRYLSFQEIGSRAIASRAVAGVYQATLVFSLPGSSKAVTLAMEALILPELPHLVSLMQA from the coding sequence ATGGCCCATCCCCCGGCATTAGGCAGACCGGTGCGCTGCGCGGTAGTCACCGTGAGCGACACCCGCACCGTCGAGAGCGATCGCAGCGGGCAACTCCTGCAAACCCTGCTGGCCGAGGCGGGCCACCAGGTGAGCGACTATCGCATCGTCCCCGACGAGCCGCAGCAGATTCGCCCGCTGTGCCAGACCTTGGCCGCGCAGGTTGACTGCATCATTCTCACCGGGGGAACGGGAATTGCCCCTCGCGACACTACCTACGATGCGATCGCCGCCCTGCTAGAGAAAACCCTGCCGGGGTTTGGGGAAATCTTTCGCTATCTCAGCTTTCAGGAAATTGGCTCCCGCGCCATAGCCTCTCGCGCTGTAGCTGGGGTTTATCAAGCCACTCTAGTTTTCTCGCTACCGGGGTCTAGCAAAGCGGTGACCCTGGCTATGGAGGCGCTGATTTTGCCGGAGTTGCCTCACCTGGTTAGCCTGATGCAAGCCTGA
- the psb28 gene encoding photosystem II reaction center protein Psb28, protein MAEIQFARGVAEPVIPDVRLTRAKDGSDGTATFYFDHPQALSQQEGVEITGMYLVDEEGELVSREVNGRFVNGEPAGIEATYIMRSEAEWDRFMRFMNRYAEQNGLGFTKS, encoded by the coding sequence ATGGCCGAGATTCAATTTGCCCGTGGCGTTGCAGAACCAGTGATTCCCGATGTGCGGCTCACCCGCGCCAAGGATGGCTCCGACGGTACGGCCACCTTCTACTTTGACCATCCCCAGGCGCTCTCCCAGCAGGAAGGGGTGGAGATCACCGGTATGTACCTGGTCGACGAGGAGGGCGAGTTGGTCAGCCGCGAGGTCAATGGTCGGTTTGTTAACGGTGAACCAGCCGGCATCGAGGCCACCTACATCATGAGAAGCGAAGCCGAGTGGGATCGCTTTATGCGGTTTATGAACCGCTACGCTGAGCAAAACGGGTTGGGCTTTACCAAGAGCTAG
- a CDS encoding MFS transporter, translated as MAKLPPLPISVKVFYGVGELAASVPASLSAFFVLYFFTTVAGLSPALAGSVLLFGRAWDAIDDPLIGWLSDRTVSPAGRRYPWMLGGVIPMAICSVLLWMVPPFASQWGVFAYYIVLSLFAFAAFTAVQLPYTALAAELSDDYDERTDLIGMKSAFSIGASILALVMAQVVFARVADPARQFFILGLLSASLAVVIIGLCVAGTYRRYWQVQQSRPPLTGGHHSPALLTQLRSVFSNAAFREVLGLYLCGWMSVQVTAAMLPYFVGAWMGLPATHFAQMALAVQGTAIAMLWVWDWVAKRTGKRTVFLTGAPLAAIALAGLATVQPGQVVWMYTLGVIAGMGVATLYMVPFAMLPDVIDLDELNTGLRREGLYFSALVFLQKLGLAMALFISGQLLSLTGYAANTDTQPVAALNAIRLLIGPLPALLLIVGLWFCYRYPINRDRHQQILLALQQQRQQRFDNEANPGSDPSAPGA; from the coding sequence TTGGCTAAGCTACCGCCCCTGCCTATTTCGGTAAAAGTGTTCTACGGCGTGGGGGAGTTAGCGGCATCGGTGCCCGCCAGCCTGTCAGCGTTTTTTGTGCTGTATTTTTTTACCACCGTGGCGGGGCTGAGCCCGGCTCTAGCAGGCTCGGTGCTGCTGTTTGGCCGCGCGTGGGATGCCATTGACGACCCGCTGATCGGTTGGCTGAGCGATCGCACCGTGTCGCCAGCCGGCCGGCGCTATCCCTGGATGCTGGGCGGGGTAATTCCCATGGCGATCTGTTCGGTGCTGCTGTGGATGGTGCCCCCTTTTGCGAGTCAGTGGGGGGTATTTGCCTATTACATTGTGCTGTCGCTCTTTGCCTTTGCTGCTTTTACCGCCGTGCAGTTGCCCTACACGGCCTTGGCCGCCGAACTGTCTGACGACTACGACGAACGCACCGACTTAATCGGTATGAAATCGGCCTTTAGTATTGGGGCCAGCATTTTAGCCTTGGTCATGGCCCAGGTGGTGTTTGCCCGGGTGGCCGACCCGGCTCGGCAGTTCTTCATTTTGGGATTACTCTCAGCCAGTTTGGCGGTGGTGATTATTGGCCTATGCGTAGCGGGCACCTACCGCCGCTATTGGCAGGTGCAGCAAAGTCGCCCGCCGCTAACAGGGGGCCACCACTCTCCAGCGCTGCTGACCCAGCTGCGCAGCGTGTTTAGTAACGCGGCCTTTCGAGAAGTGTTAGGTCTCTACCTCTGCGGCTGGATGAGCGTGCAGGTGACCGCCGCTATGCTGCCCTATTTTGTTGGTGCCTGGATGGGCTTGCCGGCGACTCACTTTGCCCAAATGGCCCTGGCGGTGCAGGGAACCGCGATCGCTATGCTCTGGGTGTGGGACTGGGTGGCTAAACGCACGGGCAAGCGCACGGTGTTTTTAACGGGGGCACCCCTGGCGGCGATCGCCCTTGCTGGTCTAGCTACGGTGCAGCCTGGCCAGGTGGTCTGGATGTATACCCTGGGTGTGATTGCGGGCATGGGGGTAGCTACCCTCTACATGGTGCCCTTTGCGATGCTACCCGACGTGATTGACCTCGATGAACTCAACACCGGCCTGCGCCGGGAAGGGCTGTACTTCAGCGCCTTGGTATTTCTGCAAAAGCTGGGGCTAGCCATGGCGCTGTTTATCTCTGGTCAGCTGTTGAGCTTGACCGGCTACGCGGCTAATACCGACACCCAGCCCGTCGCTGCTCTCAACGCCATCCGTTTGCTGATTGGTCCATTACCGGCGCTGCTACTGATAGTGGGGCTTTGGTTTTGCTACCGTTACCCGATCAATCGCGATCGCCATCAGCAAATTTTATTGGCCCTACAGCAGCAGCGCCAGC